The Thermus thermamylovorans genome includes a region encoding these proteins:
- a CDS encoding IS200/IS605 family accessory protein TnpB-related protein, translating to RHLTLSLEEVDRAPNKGAKELVLWKIAHEVVSLALEHGVAVATERLRYLRKSRRGDGSGRAFRRKQHRFAYASLLRKVHSLARKRGVQVVEVNPQDTSTIGMLKYAPLLSLSKDVAAAYVIGRRALGFREKLPRGYERLLRDERFRGHVQGFYASKVQELQAKKAQERNPYLRRRLSREIGKAKRHLSLFSSLQGSPGSQREVTDGRNSPGVNPWRVLRVGLFLPLLGREVPRDLSPLKVILHRGAWEGWKGGLGPPPGGGPKCANVHFG from the coding sequence CGCCACCTCACCCTCTCCCTGGAAGAAGTGGACCGCGCTCCGAACAAAGGAGCCAAGGAGCTCGTCCTCTGGAAGATCGCCCACGAGGTGGTTTCCTTGGCCCTGGAACACGGCGTGGCCGTCGCCACGGAGCGCCTGAGGTACCTGAGGAAGTCCAGGAGGGGTGATGGTTCGGGAAGGGCCTTCCGCAGGAAGCAGCACCGCTTCGCCTACGCCTCCCTCCTCCGGAAGGTCCACTCCCTGGCCAGGAAGAGAGGGGTCCAGGTGGTGGAGGTGAACCCGCAGGACACCTCCACCATCGGGATGCTGAAGTACGCCCCCCTTCTTTCCCTCTCCAAGGACGTGGCCGCCGCTTACGTCATTGGGAGAAGGGCCTTGGGGTTCAGGGAAAAGCTTCCCAGGGGGTACGAGAGGCTTCTCCGGGACGAACGCTTCAGGGGTCACGTCCAGGGCTTCTACGCCTCCAAGGTGCAGGAACTCCAGGCCAAAAAAGCGCAGGAGCGCAACCCCTACCTGAGGCGCAGGCTTTCCCGGGAGATCGGGAAGGCGAAGCGCCACCTCTCCTTGTTTTCAAGCCTTCAGGGTTCACCGGGGAGCCAGAGGGAGGTCACCGACGGAAGGAACTCCCCTGGCGTTAATCCCTGGCGGGTCCTGAGGGTAGGCCTCTTCCTTCCCCTCCTCGGGCGCGAGGTGCCCCGCGACCTCTCCCCGCTGAAGGTCATCCTTCACCGGGGAGCGTGGGAGGGGTGGAAGGGAGGCTTAGGTCCTCCTCCTGGTGGAGGGCCGAAGTGCGCTAATGTGCACTTTGGTTGA
- a CDS encoding RNA 2'-phosphotransferase, with amino-acid sequence MVALLPNTDGVPKTRLSDRALEGLIRRHGAYVHPRLVEEGWVDLEDLEALGHVEVLEVQPLPGEKVFVPSRAGWVVLEVA; translated from the coding sequence ATGGTCGCGCTCCTGCCCAACACGGACGGCGTTCCCAAGACCAGACTCTCGGACCGGGCCCTGGAGGGCCTCATCCGGCGGCACGGGGCCTACGTCCACCCCCGGCTGGTGGAGGAGGGGTGGGTGGACCTGGAGGACCTCGAGGCCCTGGGCCACGTGGAGGTCCTGGAGGTCCAGCCCCTTCCGGGGGAGAAGGTCTTCGTGCCGAGCCGGGCCGGGTGGGTGGTCCTGGAGGTGGCTTAG